In Thermanaerovibrio velox DSM 12556, the genomic stretch GACAAGCAGATCACCATAGCAAAGGAGACCCTGGAGATATACGCTCCCCTGGCCCACAGGCTTGGAATATACAACGTGAAGCGGGAGCTGGAGGACCTGTGTTTCAAGATCCTGGAGCCCGAGATCTACTACGAGATCCGCCGCCGGGTGCGGAAGAAGCTGCCCGAGCGGGAGGCGATAATAAAGCAGGCCTTGGATGTGCTTCAGCAGAAGCTGAAGGAGGAGGGCATAGAGGCCTCCTTGAGCGGCAGGCCGAAGCACTTCTACAGCATATACGAGAAGATGCGAAGGAAGAACCTATCCCTGGAGCAGCTGTACGACCTTTTGGCCCTCAGGGTGGTGGTGGGTACCGTGGCGGAGTGCTACCAGGTGCTTGGGCTGGTGCACACCATATGGAAGCCCATCCCGGGGCAGTTCGATGACTACATAGCCAACCCCAAGAGCAACATGTACCAGTCCCTTCATACGACCGTGCTTGGCCCCAGCGGGGAACCCCTGGAGGTTCAGATAAGGACCTGGGAGATGCATTGGCTGGCGGAGTACGGCATAGCCGCCCACTGGCACTACAAAGAGGGGAAGCGGCGGGTGGATCAGATAGACCAGAAGCTGTCCTGGATAAGGCAGGTTTTGGAGTCCCAGCAGGAGGGTTCCCCGTCGGAGTTTTTGGATAACCTGAAGACCGATGTGCTGACCTCTGAGGTCTTGGTGTTCACCCCCAAGGGGGATGTGGTGTCCCTCCCCAACGGTTCCACCCCCATAGACTTCGCGTATGCGATCCACACGGAGGTGGGGCACAAGTGCGTTGGGGCCATGGTGAACGGCCGCATAGTGCCTATGGATTACAAGCTGTCCAACGGGGACATAGTGAGGGTGTTAACCTCCCCGCAGGGTAAGCCCTCCAGGGATTGGCTTAAGATAGCCAGGAGCAACAGGACCAGGAACAAGATAAAGTCCTACTTCCGCCAGCAGGACCGGGCGGAGCGGGAGGAGCGCCTTGAGAGGGGCAAGGACCTTTTGAGCAAGGAGCTGCTCCGCAGGATCCCGTCCGCATCGGTCACGCTGGACATGATAATGCCTCAGCTCAACCAGCTGGCCCACGACATGGGTTACTCCTCCGGGGAGGATCTCATCCTGGCGGTGGGATCTGGTAATCATACCGCCTCCGGTGTGCTTTCCAGGGTATCCCTTGATAAATTTGAGCGCGAGAAGTCCGAGGAGAGGGAGAACCTCCAGGAGGTCACCATAGTCCCATCCCAGCCGCTAAGGAAGGAAGTGGACGCGGAGATAGTGGTGGAGGGGGCGGAGGGGGTCCTGGTGTCCCTGGCCCAGTGCTGCAGGCCCGTGCCGGGGGATCCCATAACCGGGAGCGTGACCAAGAGCCGCGGCATAACGGTGCACCGGGCGGATTGCCCCAACGTCAAGTCCAAGGACCGGGATAAGTTGGTGAACGTATATTGGGGGAAGCCCAAGACCAAGTATGTGGCCCGGATCCTGGCGGAGGGGTTTGACAGGCCCGGGCTCTTCTCGGACGTCACGTCCGCCATATCGGTTATGGACGGCTCCCTTGTGGGGGTTAAGGCCAACGTGATAGGCAACGCCAAGGCGAGGATGATCCTGGAGGTCATGGTTAACGACCTGGAACACCTTTACAGGATAATGGGCAAGATCGGGTTGGTTAACGGAATCTCGGGGGTTACGCGGGGGTGATCTTTTGAGGGTTGTTCTTCAGCGGGTGTCCATGGCCAGGGTAAAGGTGGACGGCCAGGTGGTGGGGGAGATAGGTCCGGGGGTTTGCCTTTTGGTTGGGTTTTCCCCCAGGGACTCCCACGAGGACATCGAGTGGATGGCGGATAAGGTGGTAAACCTTAGGATATTCGAGGACTCCAGCGGGAAGCTTAACCTGCCCCTGTCCGAATCGGACCATGGGATCCTGGTGGTGTCCCAGTTTACCCTCTATGGGGATTGTATAAAAGGCCGCAGGCCCTCTTTCTCCGAGGCAGCCCCACCGGATCTCGCGTTGGAGCTGTACGACCGCTTCGTGGAGGCCTTAAGGGACCGCCATCCGCAGGTGCGGACCGGGGTTTTTCAGGCCCACATGGCGGTGGAGCTCGTCAACGACGGGCCCGTGACGCTGATAATAGATTCCGACAGGAGGGGTTCCCGGTGAGCTTTACGGTTAGGAGGTTCCCCCTTGGGGAGCTGTGGACGAACTTTTACCTGGTTTTTGACGAGGGAGGATCCGCCATCGGCATAGATCCCGGTGGGGACTGCCCGGAGGTGCTTGACTTTATCGAACAGATGGGGCTTCGACTCCAGTTGGTCATGCTGACCCACGGCCATTGGGATCACATGGGGGGCCTGGCCTGTCTTAGGAAGGCCTCCAATGGGGGCGTTGCGGTGCATCGTTTAGACGGGAGGGCCTTGACGGACCCGGACGTCAACCTGTCCGCCTTCCTGGGTTCCAAGGGCTGTTTCGATCCCGCGGATCGGCTTGTGGAGGATGGGGATGAGCTTTCCGTGGGTTCCATGAGGGTAAGGGTCTTTCACACCCCCGGGCACACCCCCGGCAGCTGCTGTTTCCTGGTGGAGTCCGGCGATTCCAGGGCGTTGTTCTCCGGGGACACCCTTTTTGCCGGGAGCGTGGGCAGGACGGACCTTCCCGGGGGGGATGAGGCGGCTTTGAGGGGATCCCTGGCACGTCTTGCGGACCTGGAGGACTCGCTCAAGGTATTTCCGGGACATGGACCGGAGACCACGTTGGGGGAGGAACGCAGGAGGAACCCCTTCTGGCCCCGTTAGGGCCGTTGTGCTTCCATCGCCTATGAGGTATTCTCATGTCAGGGGGCTCCTGGGGGTTCCCCTGTTCTTTCGTGCCCTTTAAGGGGATTGGATATGATTTTTGGAGGGGTTTTTGTGTTTAGATTTCTGGGTTTTCTGAGCGACGACCTTGGAATAGATCTTGGTACCGCGAACATGGTGGTTTACGCCTCGAAGAGGGGCATCGTGTTCAACCAGCCCTCCGTTTTGGCCACCAGGAGGACTGGGCGGAAGGGTCAGAAGGAGATCCTGGCGGTTGGAGCGGAGGCCAAGTGCATGATAGGCAAGACCCCCGCCGGGGTGGACACCATAAGGCCCCTGCAGCACGGCGTGATAGCGGACTTCGAGATGACGGAGCTCCTCATAAAGTACGCCATGGACAAGGCCGTCGGAGGGCGCCGGCTCTTCTCCCATCCCCGGGCTATCGTGTCGGTGCCCGCCTGCGTGACCGAGGTGGAGAAGAAGGCGGTGGTGGATGCCACGTTGAGGGCCGGGGCCAGGGAGGCCATGGTGGTTGAGGAGCCGTTGGTGGCCGCCCTGGGGGCGGGCCTGCCGATCAACGAGCCCCGGGGGAACATGATAGTGGACATAGGGGGCGGCACCAGCGAGGTGGCGGTGTTGTCCTTGGGTGGGATAGTGGTGAAGGACTCCATTCGCATGGCGGGGGACGAGATGGACAACGCCATAGTGGAGATGATGAAGCAGAACTACGCCCTTTCGATCGGCCAGACCACCGCGGAGGAGATAAAGCTCTCGTTGGGTTCCGCGGTGCCGCTTGAGCAGGAGCTGCAGATGGAGGTCAAGGGCAGGGACCTCATGGACGGTCTGCCTAAGGTTATAAAGGTCACCTCCACTGAGGTTAGGGAGGCCTTATCCCCGATCATAGAGGGTATAGAGGAGATATTGCGGAACGTGCTGGAGAGGACCCCTCCCGAGCTTGTGAAGGACATAGTGGATCAGGGGCTGGTGCTTACCGGTGGTGGGGCCAACCTGAGGGGGCTCAACATACGTCTTGCGGACTCTTTGAACGTTCCGGTGCACCTGGCGGAGCAGCCCTTGTTCTCCGTGGCCCTTGGGCTTGGCCGGATGCTCAAGGACCGGGATTTCTCCAGGAAGGTCTTCGTTTCATCGGAGGTAAGCTCCTTATAGGAGCCGTGGTTTGAGATGAGACGTTTTGAGCCCCTCTGGTTACACGGACTTAGCGCCACTCTGGCGGGGCTGCTGTTGCTCATCTGGAGCTTGAACTTCCCGGTGGCCAAGGTGTTGGGGGGGCCGTTCATCAACCTCCTGAGCTGGCCGGAGAGCCCCGCCCTTCAGGGGAGGCTCATCCTTCAGGCTTTCACCGGTTGGCTCATAGAGAGGAAGGACCTGAAGGACCGTTTGAGGGAGCTGGAGGCGGAGAACCTGGCCATGAGAAGGGCCCTCAGCGTGCCCGATAAGGGGCGCAGCGCGCCCGCCGCGCCTGGCCTTTTGCCCGCCCTGGTGACCCTTCGTTACCCCGAGGCCTGGTGGTCGGAGATACGCATAGACAAGGGCAGGTCCCATGGGGTGGTCCCGGGTTCCCCGGTCCTTTCGGACGGGTACCTGATAGGTGTGGTCTCATCGGTGGACGATCACAGCTCCTGGGTCAGGCTTTTGACCTCCCAGGAGTCCCTGGTGGCCGTGGTGGTGGATCAGACCCGGGACCTGGGTGTTCTCGGGGGGGACGGCATGGGCAGGATGTACCTGCAGTACCTTCCCCCAGACCGGGAGATAACCAGGGACATGACCATATCCACGGCCCTCATGGGGGACCGGATACCGCCGGGCATACCGGTGGGCAAGGTCCTATCGAAGGATAGGGAGTCCGGGGGTTTTGTGGTCTATAACGTCGCCCTCACGGCTCACCTCACCCAGCTCTACTGGGTGGACGTGATGATAGACGGTGGTTCCCCATGACGCTGGTTCTCCTTTGGCTGCTGCAAGATATGCTCCAGGTGCTCTTCATGGGGTTTTTCCTGGTGCCGGACCTCTTCTTCATCGGGCTTCTCAAGCTGTCAATAGGCAGGAGGGAGGTGCCCTTCCAGTGGCCCATTTGGGCCGCCCTCCTGGGCGGTGTGCTTTGGGATCTCCGGTGGACCAGCGTGGTGGGACTCACTGGGGCCATGCAGGCCCTGGTGCTCACCGTTTCGAGGGCCCTTTGGGATAGGACGCCTTCTCCGGGCAGGACGCCGCTTCTTTGGGTGGCCCTTGCCTGCTCGTCCCAGCTTGCCCTGGGGATTGTGAGGCTTTTGCTCTGGGGGGACTCCAGCCTGGCGGCGTTCAGGATGCTTTTGATCCAGCAGCTGACCGCCATGCCGTTGGTGTTGATCTACGCCTTGGCGGTGCTTTTCCGGGGAAGGCCCTATGACGACTAAGGGTTTTGAACGGTTCTACATGGATCGGCGTCTTCAGCATATGAGGGCGCTGATGGTGGTGCTTCTCCTGAGCCTCATAGGGGGGCTGGCGTACTTCCAGATCCTCAAAGGGGACGAGTACGTGGAGCTGGCCTCCAGGAACCGCCTTAGGGTGGTTAGGCTTTCCCCCCCGAGGGGGGTCATCAGGGATGCTAACGGGGTTCCCCTTGCGGTCAACGTACGTACCTTTGACGTAAAGGCTTACCCCATGGACCTTCAAAAGGAAGGCAACATGGAGAGGGTGGCCGCCCTTTTCAGGAGGAAGGGCATCCCCATGGATGCGTCGTCCCTGGCGGAGGCGGTGGAGAAGCAGTACGTGGCACCCTACAGGGCGGTGAGCGTGGCGAGCAACCTCACCCTGGCCCAGGTGGCGGACCTTATGGGGGAGGAGGAGTTCCGGGGTCTGCTCTTCCCATTCCCGGTTTGGCGGAGGGTTTACCCGGCGGGAGATCTGGTGGCCCACGTGGTGGGTTACGTTGGAGAGGTGACCAAAGAGGAGCTTGAGGAGCTCGAAGATCCCAGATACCAGGGAGGAGACGTGATCGGGAAGAACGGTATAGAGGCCTGGTACGAACAGGAGCTTCGGGGTGAGGTGGGGGAGGACGCGGTGGAGGTTGACGCCAGGGGACGAAAGCTTAAGGACGTGTCCCACGTGGAGCCTGTGAGGGGCAAGGAT encodes the following:
- a CDS encoding RelA/SpoT family protein; the protein is MAQERGIRALMESFIGRMPEDHRVSSVRVPLQELWGKASKYMDRQDLMKLGEALVFAANAHRDQRRHSGEPYVVHSISVAAILADMELDVDTLCAALLHDVLEDTEIGKEEMQSRFGEDVVTMVDGVTKLGKLAFKSMEDYQAENLRKMFLVMAKDIRVVLIKLADRLHNMRTLQAHRRDKQITIAKETLEIYAPLAHRLGIYNVKRELEDLCFKILEPEIYYEIRRRVRKKLPEREAIIKQALDVLQQKLKEEGIEASLSGRPKHFYSIYEKMRRKNLSLEQLYDLLALRVVVGTVAECYQVLGLVHTIWKPIPGQFDDYIANPKSNMYQSLHTTVLGPSGEPLEVQIRTWEMHWLAEYGIAAHWHYKEGKRRVDQIDQKLSWIRQVLESQQEGSPSEFLDNLKTDVLTSEVLVFTPKGDVVSLPNGSTPIDFAYAIHTEVGHKCVGAMVNGRIVPMDYKLSNGDIVRVLTSPQGKPSRDWLKIARSNRTRNKIKSYFRQQDRAEREERLERGKDLLSKELLRRIPSASVTLDMIMPQLNQLAHDMGYSSGEDLILAVGSGNHTASGVLSRVSLDKFEREKSEERENLQEVTIVPSQPLRKEVDAEIVVEGAEGVLVSLAQCCRPVPGDPITGSVTKSRGITVHRADCPNVKSKDRDKLVNVYWGKPKTKYVARILAEGFDRPGLFSDVTSAISVMDGSLVGVKANVIGNAKARMILEVMVNDLEHLYRIMGKIGLVNGISGVTRG
- the dtd gene encoding D-aminoacyl-tRNA deacylase encodes the protein MRVVLQRVSMARVKVDGQVVGEIGPGVCLLVGFSPRDSHEDIEWMADKVVNLRIFEDSSGKLNLPLSESDHGILVVSQFTLYGDCIKGRRPSFSEAAPPDLALELYDRFVEALRDRHPQVRTGVFQAHMAVELVNDGPVTLIIDSDRRGSR
- a CDS encoding MBL fold metallo-hydrolase, whose product is MSFTVRRFPLGELWTNFYLVFDEGGSAIGIDPGGDCPEVLDFIEQMGLRLQLVMLTHGHWDHMGGLACLRKASNGGVAVHRLDGRALTDPDVNLSAFLGSKGCFDPADRLVEDGDELSVGSMRVRVFHTPGHTPGSCCFLVESGDSRALFSGDTLFAGSVGRTDLPGGDEAALRGSLARLADLEDSLKVFPGHGPETTLGEERRRNPFWPR
- a CDS encoding rod shape-determining protein gives rise to the protein MFRFLGFLSDDLGIDLGTANMVVYASKRGIVFNQPSVLATRRTGRKGQKEILAVGAEAKCMIGKTPAGVDTIRPLQHGVIADFEMTELLIKYAMDKAVGGRRLFSHPRAIVSVPACVTEVEKKAVVDATLRAGAREAMVVEEPLVAALGAGLPINEPRGNMIVDIGGGTSEVAVLSLGGIVVKDSIRMAGDEMDNAIVEMMKQNYALSIGQTTAEEIKLSLGSAVPLEQELQMEVKGRDLMDGLPKVIKVTSTEVREALSPIIEGIEEILRNVLERTPPELVKDIVDQGLVLTGGGANLRGLNIRLADSLNVPVHLAEQPLFSVALGLGRMLKDRDFSRKVFVSSEVSSL
- the mreC gene encoding rod shape-determining protein MreC, with product MRRFEPLWLHGLSATLAGLLLLIWSLNFPVAKVLGGPFINLLSWPESPALQGRLILQAFTGWLIERKDLKDRLRELEAENLAMRRALSVPDKGRSAPAAPGLLPALVTLRYPEAWWSEIRIDKGRSHGVVPGSPVLSDGYLIGVVSSVDDHSSWVRLLTSQESLVAVVVDQTRDLGVLGGDGMGRMYLQYLPPDREITRDMTISTALMGDRIPPGIPVGKVLSKDRESGGFVVYNVALTAHLTQLYWVDVMIDGGSP